From the Glycine max cultivar Williams 82 chromosome 11, Glycine_max_v4.0, whole genome shotgun sequence genome, the window TGAGCCAATAAACTTAAACCCGTCGGGTATGGGGTACGGGTATGAGAATATGTTGGAGAGTCGGGGTAACGGATTGAGGAGACAATACCCATATTCGTCCGCCCCATTGTCATGTctagaacaacaacaaaaaagagagaagagaagctaAATTGGACTGAAATTGAGGTCCCGCAAATGAaattagaaaaagagaaaaggaagaaaaaacccCTTGCTATATTCATTCTCTTTTTTCTAATTACACCCtgattcttcttttaaaaacttaaataaccTTCTTGTTTCAAATTATCTTTATTCCCTCAAAGTGGCACACACTCTCCCCTATCTTGTTTTggttttcctttcttcttcactttcttggttttactaattttataactttattcTCTTAccacaaattaagaaaaatgctTACAAGTTTGAGATCTCCATCTCCATACATAGTTTGTACATATTGTATAATTTGGTTAGAGGTTTAAGAGATGGGATATAAAAGACATTAAAATGCTTTCTTTGTGTGTCATTTTGCTAAGATTATTGTCTTTTTGGATTTTGGAAATAGATGCAAAAcattctttttattaaatttcgAAGAGTACTTTATAGAATTTTTTGACTTTCAAAAAGTACTTTCTGAAATACAAAATGTGGATTCTGGAAACTActttgaaaaatacaaaaatttaaacatcatcCTAAAATGTActtctcatttaatataaaattaaaaacacaataagtaaatgagaaacaaaacttaaaaaaaaaattgtgatttctAAGAGAGTCTTAGTAAAAAGAAGTGTAAGAGATGGTCAGCTAGCATGTCTCAAAGAGGAGTAGATataataaaaaccaaaataaataaaaataaatttgggcTCAATTCCCTTAAAGAGGAGTGGATATAGCAAAGCTTAGGACCATCGATTCATCAATCATCTTCTTTCCGAAGCCCTGAACGTGAACAAAAAATATCGACACCCTGTTTGTTCATAAAATCAAATTGCCCTATTCACAAATCAAGCACTTACGACCATTTCACCGACCAAAATCTTGATCTTAACGCCATCCTCTGTCTTTCCTCACGTTTTCTAGGTATAATTTTcaattctctttctttctcaaacTCTCTTCTCTAAAATAAAAGTGATCTTGCTTAATTCCAAATCACCCTGTGAAAGACGTTCAACGCCATGATTATTGAATCCAAGAAACATAattccatgtttttttttttagctaacGAATTGGATTAAATCCCCTTTATACAAATTCCATACTTCTGTTATTAGGTTTTCCTGGGTAGTAGTTAGTTTACTTGTTATGTGCAAGTGTACGGCAATGAATGTTGCAgattaaatctttttttcttacaataaaAACCTAATTTCTTTGTTTCGTGCTTAAGTTGTTCAGTGCATCAGATGTGATTTTTTCTTTGGTATGATAACTTTAAGATCTCTAAATTAACTTTGACATTAGGGTTTCTAATCCTTTCGTTCTttctcattgtttttttttttttcagttttaatttcAGTGGGTGTTGACATGTACAACGGAATAGGGTTACAGACCCCAAGAGGGTCGGGTACGAATGGGTACATTCAGAGCAATAAGTTTTTTGTGAAGCCGAAGATTTCGAAGGTTGCTGAGAACACGAAGGGGTTTGAGGCGGATCAGGGCACTGCTGGTGTTAGTAGAAAGCCCAACAAAGAGATCCTTGAGCATGACCGCAAGCGTCAGATTCAACTCAAGCTCACCATCCTTGAAGACAAGCTCATCGATCAGGGCTACACCGATGCGGAGATTGCTGAAAAGCTCGTGGAGGCTCGTCAAAATTTGGAAGCCGCCACTGCCTCCAAGGAAACAGATGGACCTGCGTCTGTGTCTGCATCAGATAAGAagtaattgattttgaattttgatgctTCTGTTAGGGTTGTGAAATAATATTGTTTCAATTTGCACTTCTTTATTTTTGTGAATTGATGTGTGTGCCTTTGAGTCAAGTATCATGTGTTTGCATTCCTTATGTATCATATGTGTCTGCCATTTTAGTTACCCCTTATCTTTACTGTTGTTTTAGAAAACTTGATCtgagaacaaagaaaaaaaaatgttacgtGGAGGATCACTTAAACTTTTGTTGTTGGACTCTATAAATTAAATAGAACTAAAGTGTAACAGAAAATTCAAATACTAACAATATTGTAATCTTAAAACAAACTGATAACATCCTTAAGTTTAGATGATAAGATCAATATCATTATATTTACCTCAGAAGCATCCTAAAGATTAGAATCATAGCTGACAAACTCCTATAAACTAAATTGTCTTTTCCTAGGCTTGGATTGGTCAACAAAGCTTGACTTTGTCTTTTCCTAGGCTTTTCCCCAATTCTGATAACCAACAAGgaaatatttctaatttggtGCATTGGGATGGAGAAGTTTGGGTGTGGGTTTTAAGTAAGTTGGAGAAGAGGGTGGTTTGATTGGGAAAGAAGCATGGTGGAAGAGTTGGAAGGTAGGTGAGCCATGTCACAACAAAGAGATCAAGTTGATAAGTGGATATGGAAGGGAAGTAACCCAGGGTTTTTTTTCAGTAAGTTCAGCATATGAGCAGTTGTATGATATCTTTAAAGGACCACAAGTTCAAGGCAACTTATCTCAGGTTTGGAGAATGAAGATCCCTCTGaaggttaatttttttgtttggagagCTTTTCTGAGAAGATTACCTATGAGGCAAAACCCCTTGTTGAGGAATATTCAGTTGGGTGCATCAAATGTTTTCTGTCCTTTATGTAATTCTGGATCTGAATCTGTGAACCATATTCTGTTTTGTGCACAAAGGTTCTACAAATATGGCAGGTTTGTTACTCTTGGATTAATCTGAATTCTGTTCTACCGGAGGATCCTGCTATGCATTTTCTACAACATTGTTTAATCTGTACAAATAGAGAATTAGCTGATCTGTGGAATATTGTTTGGGCATCGGTCATGTGGAATATTTGGAAAAATAGGAACATTTGTGTTTTCAAGAATGGTGTTTTTGATAAGATGGAggtgttgcaacttgcaagatATTATGTTCTCTGCATAAGGTTGGAATCTTGGATAAAACAATTTACAACTTCGATTGAGTTTTCCTTTGTATAGTGGCAAATGAATCCTGGAGCTTGCATTCGACTGTGTTGAAGAGGCGTGGAGGAAGATTTCAATGATTTTGTTATATGGTTTACAATTAACGAGTGCACAGTTTATGGAATGACAGAAGTGgttattgtgttatttggtgAGTCTGAATGTTGACATATGAAGTAGTGAGGCCAGAATCCAATGGGTAGGCGTGCTGACATTCATGGGGTTAGGGAAAATATCAGGCATGGCTCGGTCATCAAAGTTGGTATGAGGCTGGGATGATGAGGCTCTCTGTGTATTTACTAATCCCATTATGATTGTTATGATGAGCATATGGGAGACCACTGGCGGTGGGTCTTTTCTGAAAGGGGTGGCATTTATAGCATTTCACATTGAAGATGGTTAAATGCTGTAAATGTTAAGTTGGTTAGGTGTCAATATTTTGGTGGCATTTATTAACGTTGAATGTGTAGGAAAAGCCACAGGGTATTGCTTTTAATTATTGGTTAGATGTTTTTTGTGAGATTGTATCTTCCTCCATGCATATAATTGGTGTATATGCTAAAGATACGTTTCTCCTTCATTGGGGTAGTGGGTTATGAAAGCCTGATTGCTTTTTGAAACTGTTAGCTGTATTATTATGCACTTCTTGTGcttgatatatttatatttatatattatttatttgctgagcaaaaaaataaaatattaagttacAATTATTTGCTGAATTATTCtatgttttttataaaattatgaccTAATTCGTTTCCttgcatgatttttattttatcaattcaatttttaaaagcaaaaattCCCCTTTTTGTTGAATAAACCCTATGCACAATTTAATGTCCTTTATGTAATTTGACATTTATCAGTTAATCTTACCAAACACTTTCAATTAAATCAGTTAGCTTATAAGCTTTGAGCTAGCTTCCAGCTTTTCAGCTCCTAGCTTATAAGCTAGTTTTACCAAACATAGCCTTATAAGCTAGTTTTACCAAACATAGCCTTATTTTAGAGGTTGGTGGTTGTTGATGGATGTTTTGGAGGCATGGATGCAAATATATGCACAGATTAATGTCATGCTAATTAATTGCCCTTTATCTGTANNNNNNNNNNNNNNNNNNNNNNNNNNNNNNNNNNNNNNNNNNNNNNNNNNNNNNNNNNNNNNNNNNNNNNNNNNNNNNNNNNNNNNNNNNNNNNNNNNNNGCATAATTCTGATGATGAGGACTCTGATAAAGATGGTGTTAGGCGTGCATTGGGTCAAGACAGATATGTTAGTAGGGGGGTCATACACTTCCTCTAACAAGAGTAGCAGTGACAGTGATTCAGACAGCGATTCTAGTGATCACAgacatgaaaaaacaaaaaaaggtggGTCTGTTGCTGCAAAGAAAGTTAAAGGATATGGCATGGAAGAAAATAGATTCAGAGATGAAGCCAGAGATAGTGGTGCAGATAAAGGGAAGTATGGTGCTAATGTTGATGCATTGGGCTCTCTTACAAAGTCATATGGGAGAGATATTACAAAGGGATCAAATAGTAGAAGTCGAGAGATGACACACGGTAACAGGAAAATTGATGGAGACAGAGAGAGGGAGCCTGTCACAGTGGTCAAGCATGATGAAGATGATAGAAAAATGGAGTCTGAATCTAAATCAGCTAGGTTTGAAGGGCCTGATGATGATAGCTCTGAGCAGAGAGGAAGAAATTATAACAAGGATGTTGAATCACATTTTGTTGGTCGAACTGCTCGGTATGGTGAGGATCATGAAACCAGAAGGCGTAGAAAAGATGATGATAATCATAGGGAGCATGAGCGCATACAAGGGATAATGATGACCATGGAGAAAGAAAGCATGGAAGGGATGAAGATGATCGTACAGGAAGAAAGCATGCAAGGGAAGAGGATGTCAGAGAAAAAAAGCATggaaaggatgaggatgatCCTAAAGAAAAGCACAGAAGGCATGACGATGGCCTTGGAGACTATCGTATGGGAAGAAAGCATGCAAGGGATGAGGATGATTCCAAAGAAGGGAAGCACAGAAGGTATGATGACGGCCGTGGAGAGAGAAAGAACTTGAGGGATGAAGATGACCGTGCAGAGAGAAAGCGTGGAAGGGATGAAGATTACCGAACTGGAAGAAAACAGGCAAGG encodes:
- the LOC100812351 gene encoding nipped-B-like protein B, which gives rise to MYNGIGLQTPRGSGTNGYIQSNKFFVKPKISKVAENTKGFEADQGTAGVSRKPNKEILEHDRKRQIQLKLTILEDKLIDQGYTDAEIAEKLVEARQNLEAATASKETDGPASVSASDKKFYKYGRELADLWNIVWASVMWNIWKNRNICVFKNGVFDKMEVLQLARYYVLCIRGVEEDFNDFVIWFTINECTVYGMTEVVIVLFGVHWVKTDMLVGGSYTSSNKSSSDSDSDSDSSDHRHEKTKKGGSVAAKKVKGYGMEENRFRDEARDSGADKGKYGANVDALGSLTKSYGRDITKGSNSRSREMTHGNRKIDGDREREPVTVVKHDEDDRKMESESKSARFEGPDDDSSEQRGRNYNKDVESHFVGRTARYAHTRDNDDHGERKHGRDEDDRTGRKHAREEDVREKKHGKDEDDPKEKHRRHDDGLGDYRMGRKHARDEDDSKEGKHRRYDDGRGERKNLRDEDDRAERKRGRDEDYRTGRKQARDEDEHRERKFRRNEDDREGRKFRRDNDVYGERKNLRDGDVHGERKNLRENDDRERKHSKDEDGRGERKHRRDDDDPEESSTAGMMMVVEIESTEGRRKSGETKVMRGKAVEITPREADTKVLVRVRGVKVTHEL